The following DNA comes from Castanea sativa cultivar Marrone di Chiusa Pesio chromosome 10, ASM4071231v1.
acacaaatctcaccacaccacaccacaccgcatactctttatatattaatatatatatatattttttaaatataaaatatattattaatagtttaataaccctaattttcaaaaaacaattgaTAACTTTAGCAAGTATTGACTAGGAAAGccaacccaaaataaagaaaaactagctcaatagtttaaaattttgtccaaaataaagggaaaattttgttttgggttggGTAGGAtaagcccaaaatttgaaaaatataccgaGTTCAAACCATTCAAACCGCATCTTAAACACGGCaccgcaaaaatgaggtgcggtatggttatggttttggctaaactcTGAATCGCATCGCACCACACGTtacatgtgaccgcaaaaataagGTGTAGTGCAATTATGATTTTGGCTAAACCACATCGCAAAATGTAGTGCAAAAAATGGCCCAAAATTGCACCGTACTGCACTGCACCGCACCGAAAACAACCCTAGGTAATATAGTATCttattaattgttaataaaagtaattaatttttaaattaatgtcattactttttaaagttattaaaatctaattatttaATGTCATTAACATCCTCTTGATCAAATTTAGATCTTCTAATAAATCAATTGTTTACTCACTCAAAAGAActagagtaatgctacatatAAACTAatttacaacacttttacaaactgttgatgtggctttagtaattttcaaataattattggtaaacATAAATGTAATGTTAGTGGTAGACCCATattagaactaataagaatttgtcacatcaatagtttgtaaatatgttataaaataatttgtagctATAGCACTACTCAAAGAACTATATTACTTCTTtgttattcataatttttttgttacaattactttattcttatttaatttttaatttgtgctgagtagttttattttattctaattatatagaattttagttcatttaaattaatagaaaacaaaatgaatttttatcttaatttaccaaacttcattaaaatttaactttcacaaaaataaaaattccctACAACttaattcataaaattatttggatccaattttctcattttcttattattttaatgtacaAATAATTCAATTGAAGACTTAGTGTTAATATTACTTTGAATAAACCTAAAATGGACTGCTTACAAAGTTGCCAATTTGGGTTGTGTTGGTTTGGCCTTCGCTCTCACAGCCCAAAATGCCAATAGCAAATGTTGGAAATATTCAGATAGCCGAAAAGATTCAAGTTATTTGCTTGAGAACAATATCTTACTGTGATTTCTAGTTTTCTATGGTCTTTGTCTCCATAGTTAAGGTTGTTCTGCACATATTGCTTAGATACATGTGACTTGTACTAagtaaacatttttattttctttatttacttttattttttttaggtgtgtATTTTGTATTTACCAATTTAGATTTAACTTTTATTGTTTACTAAACTAACATGCAATTAGTTTAACTTAACAGATGGCTCCAAGTTTTTCTGGAAATGTGCTGAATAATTATGACACCAAAATTggtaaattttccaaaattggcCTTCAAGATGAAGGGTGTCCACCAGGAATGGTACCTATTGTGAAGATTAAATCCAATCGCCTAAGAAATGAGTATTCTCACTCAAAATATcattctaaaaattttacagACGATAACCCGAGCCAACAAGTAAGTTAACTATTTATATTCACTTTTTATTACTataaaacacaaatatatttaaacGTAATATTTCGTACGTGCTCAAATTCttatgttttaattattttttcttttctatttcaaTGACCTTGTGGTTTAGTGGCATTTTTTCACCTATCCTATATCATTTTCATGTCATATGATATGAATGACCACCTGTCTATAATGGCAAAAATCCAATATAAAGACAAAACGTGGATTTTGACAGTGAATTAACGAGGCTGTCCTAAAAGCATCATTTGTTTCTTATACAATCAACAACGTTTGAGTTTGTGAATATAATAATTGGGAAAATTGTATGCTAAAACCCTATAGCATACAATAAAGTTTACAGATAATATATATCATTAGCTAATATTATAAGGCCAAAAGGTATTAGTTGAATTATAAGGTTCTTGACAGTTGGCATTACAAATGCTTTATAATGTAGAACATCATTAGTCTAAAATCAAAAGTAATTAAGTTTCTTGtaggtatatttttttttctcaataattATAATCTTCAAAATTTAACATGCATTCTATGATTCAAATGTAGtgttctcttatttatttatttctttatatatctGTAACCACTCCCCACTCTCTGGATTTCAATCTATACCTACCAGTATCACCTCCTAGTTAACATTGTCAaatctttaaatgaatttttttggtATATCATGGTATtgacataaaataataaagccACTGAATTTTATAGGGAAACTTTAAcattagtaaaatataattttctaattcatattatttaaatggtGGCTATTGATGGCACTATTATGTTAAACTAGATGTAGTTCATAAgctaattcttttttcttttctttttttggtttctagTATGCTACATATATATCACACAAAGTCGAAAAATAGAATTAATCATGGTGCTCGGGCGATTTTCTCTTTGGACAATCCAAGTGTGGAAATGGGCCAATACAGTATGGCTCAAATTTGGTTCAAAATGGACAATTCAATGGACTTGAAAGCATACAAGTCGGTTGGGCAGTAAGTGACAAAATATATTTCTGTGTCTCTTGACGAATCAGTTCAATATACATAGATTGATGTCATTAATAATATAACCTTCCTTTATATTCCATATTACACTGTTATAAAGGATTTTTATATCATTGTATTGACATTCATAGGTGGATCCAGTGTTATACGGTGGTGATAGTCGTACACGAATAACAACATTTTGGACAGTAAGAACCAAATCATTTTCATTCTTAACTATAGTGTTTATAAGTACTTTCATGAATATATCCCTACTTTCGCTTATATGTTTACAGGTAGACAACTTTGGGAAGACTGGTTGTTTCAATACTGAATGCCCTGGGTTTGTACAAGTGCATCCTCGTATTCACCCTGGTTCGCTTGTCGCCAATGTTTCGGTATTTCAAGGACAACAATTCGTTGCTGACATTTTGATAGCTCAGGTAATACATTGTCCATTAAAGTGAGAAATCATGCTATGAtacatcattcttttttttatattaatcatttatgatattattattcatttaaaatatttactagtagaaattcaacaaaattgtaagtgccattttttttctatataggATAGAATTTCAAACTATGACGGTTACTTtataatgattgttttttatcatcaagccaaaacaataaattgttTTTGGTGTTGATGGAGTTTGAACCCAAAATTTATATTCactaacaatatattttactaattgagctaacatGAACTCATAGATATCATTTTACTTTACTAGTAAagccaatattttttttaaacataatgaATCACACCTATATTTTTCGACAAGGGTTGAAGGGAAAAGAGAATACTTTGTCTCATTAAATAGCCCAAATACCTAAGAGACAATCCTATGgaccaagaaaaaaagaagtggaAACAATCACATTGATAgtaatttctcataaaataatatgtatattataattattgaaaaaagaaatactaaaCCAAAGATCTTAATTTCTGAAATTATTGCCTGATGCAATAAGAGTAGCCATTCTATTACCTATTcaattaaaaacctttttttttgcttaaatgcgaaaatgtttgtattttttatttacattggAGCACTCAATGAGAAtttgtttaataaaagaaagtatGATAAAGGAAAGATTCAAATCTTGgatgcatttaattttttaccttAAATTTTTACTTATGACACACCAAGCGTGCTCTTTATAGTGACAACGGATTCACCAAAACAGATATAGAGACTTTGGGTTTGACTGTAGAAAGTGAAAGCACAAATAATAGAatcaatttacaaaataaacactggaacttttttttttttggttttaccacgtaataagtacaaaaataaaataaaggccAGATTGTAAACTGCAACCTTAAAGTTTGagagtgtttagattttacatctAAAAGTTTGATGGTGTTTAAACTTTATACCTTGACGTtttagaattttgaattttacctcCAAAATTTTAGGACTGTTGGATTTTATTCTATAAAGTTTAgaggtatttggattttacaccctgaaacttgagaatataaaatttaaacactcccaaattttagagaataatatttaaattttaaaatttcaaagtgtaaaattcaaacacttgaAAACCTCACTCCTAAAGTTTGGGTTCAATTCCATGTTGCCCACATTTTACAAATCTTGGCTCCGGTATGTATGTGCTTGCGTTGATTGGTAACAGTAATTGCCTAGGCCAAGCACTCACGTCTTACTTTATAGCCCGGTAGAATGCATTCACCCATACCTTGGCCAGTACAATAGTTCTTACCATCCATATCTGAAGCTACCCAGTCTGCGATGCTTATGACATCCCAGTTCGCATGCACAATCGAACACTTATGCAGCAAAACCTTGtcctattatttatttgtacAATTTTGCATCCCTACCCACAAAATCGCATTGTTATGTCGCTGGCTTTTGATTTGGTCAATTAAGTAGACCTTGTCCTATTACTATTTGGGCTTGTTTAGCTACCTATGTGAATGCAgcaaaacctaaacctaaaatctaaatctctctctctctctctctctctctcccatatATAATATGAGGTTAAGCAGTGACTTTGTTCTAGAGAAATTTAGATTtctctttatttgattttggtgAGGGAACTCTTTGGGTGTATTTGGAGTTTAGATTTTGTGTAATTGCCATTGTGTTTAGTGCTTTCGGTGAGAGAGCTTTATGGGTGTTTTTGGGGTTTGGAATCCCATAAATCTTTATGCTCTGTGTAATTGTCTTTTCCATTTTGCATAACATACTATTATTTAGTTACACGCCTAATAAATAAGCATCAAATGCATGTTTTGTTGCATTGTAAATGTATTACACACTAGCTTATATGACAAGTTTTGATTGGTAGAATATAAATTAGTACACAAAAGGTAGTATAGAGGATTTGTATTCTTTGCTTTCCTACACTCTACTGCAAAAAAGACTGCTAATTTGTTTGCTGCTGCTAATGCTTTTCATTTTAATCAAagtcattttcattttattttagttaaatgTTCTACATTACAATGATTTTTTCTGCTAAATTTTAAAGATAACATCTAAGACTTATAGTGTCAAAATATTCTCATTTGTCGACATTTCTTATACTTCATGCAGGATAAAACAAGCGGTCATTGGTGGTTTACACTGGATAATCAAAAAATAGGATATTGGCCCAAAAATCTTTTCACTCTCTTAGCCAATGAGGCTCGCTTTTTTCAATTTGGGGGCGAGGTATATAGGAATATAAATAAGCCGTGTCCACCGATGGGGAATGGTCATTTTCCAAGCAGGGTTTTGAAAGAATCAAGTTATTTTGCACAAATGCAATCTGTCAGTCCAGCATACAATTTATTGGATATAGACCCCATTATTATGGATAAGTCCGTTACCAGTGTAGGTTATGACTTGATACCTTGGGGAAATCAACGTGGAGATTTGAAAGTTACCATGACATATGGGGGACCTGGAGGGAATTGTGGTCAATAATAGTTGGTGTAtgcaaaatacaaataaaaggaACAAATGTACTTGGTCTTATGCCTATGACACAAGGGTGTCCAATAAAGAGTAATAATTTGCTAATGGTAGGGATTTATGATGACTTTGGAAGGGTGATTTGACAGTGAATGACGGTTttttgaatagtaaaataagagttttagggtctgtttggatagaacttattgctgaaaactgaaaactgaaaacactgtagcaaattaattttttaatgtgtaaaaaacactgttcactctttttactgttcatatgccttggtgcactgttcatgtcccatgaacagtgcaccaagcgctggtctttaaaaaaaaaaaaaaaaaaaacgcaaacgcaaCAGGTAAACAGGGATCCAAACGGGCACTTAGTATGGATTTCATGGGTTTTTGGGGATGAATGGCTACTTTAGCAAAAGTACTCCAAAATGACACTCTAGTAAGTACAatattattacttatataaaaatataaatcgTATTGTCTACAATAAGAATCTTCCAATAAATGATAAAGAATGATGATCCCTTTCAAGCAGCCATTGGAAGCTTCAAACGCTCTCTAGTGATTCACATGCACAAAATCATAGAAACCTTTCACCGTGAAATTACTCTTTACAAATAGATATGTTagcaaaaacattgaaaatcaatattattttcatacattttattaaacaattaaatagaGAGAAATTAAGAATTAGAAACCATGTAAGCACCTTTACTTTGcaaaaattcaaagtaaaagagatataaaaaaaaaaacactttcaatctattaatgaaaatttaatatctaaaaataCTAATACAAATGGTGCTTTTTTTTCCTATGGTTTATCAACAACGAAGAATTTGAAATCAAGATAAAGAAACACTAAACATACGTACAAAACATCATAGAGCTGGCGTACAACTATATTAACAGAAAGAAATATCAAAATGCACAGAAcataaaccataaaataaactcacaaataaataatttaacaaacAACTAATGAAGAAAAGAGTATGTACGTACCTATTGGATTGAGCAagtgtagagagggaaaattcccgacctatcacaagctaaCACAttatactaccaagtccacaaaatacagccaattacaaagcaccacgtactgctgctaggctTTGCTATTACTACTCAAAAACCAacagaaatttgccaagtgtcgtTGAAATAGGGGCATAAAATGCATGCAAAAATCAATCACACATCAACAAGTGTAAGTGATGACATAAGCAACCTGGCGCATGTAAGTGATGACATAAGCAACTTGGCGCatgtaagcaatgacataagCAACGACACATGTCACCAATCAAGCTTCGCCatgtgtcgctcacccacccccaaactcttataaatagaagccttcctaaggcatttctacacacacacacacacacacacacacaccacgAGATCCATGCCACAAGCAGCATCAAAGAAGATTCCAAAGTATAGAAGTTCTACTGGAATCAAGCCCTGAAGCCTCcaggaatttcaagaacttcaacctcgaatacgaAGAATATTCGAAGCAAAAACATCCAAACTACCTGcctagatctcaaaggtcactggaaTCAATCTCAAAAGccccaaaaatttcaagaaactacacattggtgaagctctacggattcataCCTCCAAAGcctcgaagaacttccaccGCAAACCTTCAAATACAAAGAACATTTGAAGAGAAATCACCCAAATCATCTTcctagatctcaaagttcactggaatcaagctcgaACGCctccaaaaacctcaacaaaccataaatcaacgaagccctacggattcaagcctctaaagtactaaagaacttccaccacaaaacctttgaagatgaagaacgcatcaagaacatgaagaacaaagaatttctaacaagctcatagccagagattcattgtaattcaattTCAAGGGTCTTCGATTCATCCtttagccaaattgaaggatatttggTGTTCAAgtcaaaatcacattattacaaatatatttttcaagaagatcgaatcagaggattaCTCTTTTGTAATTTCAGGTAACTGTACCAtacattcatcaatacaaattcgcatttgtgaaactattttacttgtttgatttatttcgaactaagaaatttagtcttTCCATAgcaagtaaaaaagaaaaaaagtgaacaCCCAATTAAGTAATTGACATTCAAATATATACTACCTACTAAATGGATAtgttgaagaagatgaaaggGTAAACCAAAGTGAAACCAAACCAAGGATTGTTAACCTTAGATCTTCACTGATGAGGTTTTATAATAGCATTGCCTTTTatttttgatcttgtttgtattagagatatattagctcaCTAGTCGCTAATCTGATCCATACGGTGGAcgaaaaaatttatcaaaatttatcaGTTTAAACGTAACATATAATACTATCCAAAAGATATTGTAATTATCCATTCAACcattacatttattattattattattattaatattattattattaaagataGAATGTTATTATTAATTCTCAAAAGTAAGTGTACAAAAGTATAGAAAGTTGCCAAGTTGGTGCCCACATGCTTAGTATATTGATAGAACTAAAGGACACAACAATATACACTCCAGATATCAAATCAGCTATACAGTCAATTCAATTTAGGATTGTTGCTTTCATTCCTAGAGTTCGGGTGTAGAAGAAAGTCCTTAAAGCTGTGCTTGTTGG
Coding sequences within:
- the LOC142611912 gene encoding protein neprosin-like — its product is MGLYLLLVLCLCLYYKAVGEGTTNVKPIQQRDDHEFDCVDIYKQPAFDHPLLKNHKIQMAPSFSGNVLNNYDTKIGKFSKIGLQDEGCPPGMVPIVKIKSNRLRNEYSHSKYHSKNFTDDNPSQQVDPVLYGGDSRTRITTFWTVDNFGKTGCFNTECPGFVQVHPRIHPGSLVANVSVFQGQQFVADILIAQDKTSGHWWFTLDNQKIGYWPKNLFTLLANEARFFQFGGEVYRNINKPCPPMGNGHFPSRVLKESSYFAQMQSVSPAYNLLDIDPIIMDKSVTSVGYDLIPWGNQRGDLKVTMTYGGPGGNCGQ